The genomic region CCACTAATCAAATGGCCCATACATCTCGACCTTGACACTGTGCTTCATTAGGATCACATATATATTACACACATCCACATAAACTATACATACATACATACAGATGTGGTTCATCTAGCATTAGTCCACATATATGCACTCACTGCAGAATTTCAAACAAAAAATTTGGGACCCTGATATGTGAGGCAGTTTGTGACTTTTGTGGTTGGAATTGTTCACTCGATCGATGAGGATAAAATTATATTCGGCGTCGCTTATGAGGACAGTTTTAGGGCACCTTATTCTTCTACCACCATGGCATCTATACCGACCTGATCGCGCTTCTATTTTTGATGGTGTTAAAATTTTATCATTCACATTTGTTGTCGTTGATCAATTTCGACTTTACATATGTCCCATTTGACCTAAGATTTGACGTTCATGCCCATACATTTACGTACAATACATACTACTCGTATGTCTTACACATATTTGCAAATTTGACAACAAATATGTAGTTTGAGCAAGCTTCTAAAAGGCCCCGCCTAGGACCGCCTAGTCCCCGCCTAGGCTCTAGGCTGTAACAAGCCGCCTCGCTTTTCTTCCAGGCCTTTGTGCCAGGCTGTGGGCGATTAGGCGGCCGCCTAGCTCGCCTAAATGCCGCCTAGCCCGCCTAGATGCCGCCTTGCCCGCCTAGGCTGCTAAGCTCTACAACTATTTTTGTTTTCTTTTTGTGTGGGATTGTTATATTGTGGGAAGTATGAGAGTATAAGAGTTAATTGTGTGTTTAAAATTAGAAGTGTATATGTTTATTGCTGTTGTTGCTCACTTTTACAGGAAGTTATGCTAAATTTTAGTTATAATTTATTTTATAAATGAGTATGACTAGATTATGTTGAATAATTTATCTATATTTGACTGTTTTCAAATATTAAATTGCATAAAATATATATTTTTAATTAATAAATCTTAAAAAATACAAATCGCCTAGTCCCCGCCTAATCCTCGCCTAGGCTGTCCAGGCTCTAGGCTGTGGGTTACCGCCCGCCTAGTGCCTAGCGCCTTTTAGAACATTGAGTTTGAGTAGTGGTAAATGTTATGTTATGCTAATCACACCACGTACAACCCTGTTATAAAAGATTTTACGTACCACACAATGATCGAAGACAAGTTGGATATTATTAAGATTAAGATGATGATATGAATTCATGTCATATCATTTGATACAAGTTTTTTGTATAAATTTTGAGGTGTGTAACATTTTCCTTATTTTTGTCTAAACATATGTAAACTATGTGGGATGAACATCCTATTACAATGAGCCATCTCTTATATACATTTTCCTTACTGCAATTGTCTACAGTAGGCTCTACAGTAGCCATCTCTTATATACGGAGACAAACTGCGAGTAAAACTACATTTCGTTTGGTGTTAAGTAATAAAATGACCCATGGAATTATATAACCATTGCAAGTATAAGATGACTAAAATTAATTACACAAAGAATAGCGCAATTCTTTAGCAAAAGACTCATTGAAGGCTTGCAACATTTTCTTAGTACTATGTTTCTTCTCCCGCAGTCGTCCGAATGCATGTGTAATGCTTTCCTTTTTACTTGTTGAATCTAGGTTGCATTCGAAAAACCTAATTTTAATATCTCCCAATACCTCAGTCAACATAACATAACTCAAACACAAGTAGAACATTTGCACACAATGAAATCACAACCGAACAGAATCATTGGACTGATTGCAGAAAATGAATGCTTTAATCAATAGGAATGTGATATTTCCTCCATTGCATTCTTATGGCCCATAAAAGCATACGAGACATGATTCACAACAGCCCAATCAGCTTTTCGGTTTCTTGTTCGGCTGAAAGCCCAAAGTGTATTGCCCAATCAACCTGGAAATTTGAAATTAGGGCTTGACCCCACGGGGATGACACGATTTTGACTTCAGTGGTCCCCACGACAGCATCCAAACCAAACGCGAGTTTTCAAATGTGAACAGAGGAGAAAGGAGGAGGAGTTCCGTTGAGACAAGAAACAAAACAAAGCCGCTTTCCCTCGTTCAAAAAAAAGAAAGAAAAAATCGCCGCTTCTTAAAATAAGCATTTCTTGCTCACCGCTTTCACGTTTGAACCAGACCTTCATTTGAATCAATCAAGGACGGCAACAGTATCAAAATTATTAATTTGTTAATCAAGATGATTTTTAAGTCAATTTACCATCGTAATCTCATCTTCTCAAAGATGTGTTGATGTACTCTCAAAATGCTTTATCTTTCCAAAGATGTGTTGATGTTTAACTCCAATTGAGTACAAATCCGACTAAAAACATATCAAAACTTTTCTATAAAATTTTAGATCAATACAGCACCGTGAAAACGAATAATTTAGTCTCAAAACGATTCATCTTTGCAAAGACATATTGATGTTTAACTCCAATTAGTGTTAGAAGATTCAAATCAGATTAAAAACATATCAAAACGTGGCTATAGTTAGCACTGAAGATTTGAACCCAACCAAATATCAAGATTTAACTTCAATCAGCATTGAAAGGATTCGAAAACCCGACTAAGAATAAATCAAGTATTTAGTTTTCGATCAGCGTCGAGCGGTACCTGACTATGAAGAGATCACGCTTTAGCTTAAATTAGTGTCGAATTCGACCATCTGTGATTATTTAAGAAAAAAACAATAATGATTATTTAATTGAAACAAACAAAAGAATAAATCCACGATTTCAAAAACACAGCTTCCACTACGCTGTTTACTACGCGTTCCACACTCTTTCTCTCTCTTCTCTTCAGACATATAAACCCCGCACTCTCTCTCTCTCTCTTCCTATTCCCTCAATTCAAAATTTCCAAAACACTCGCCATGGCCTCCACGACTCGGCCCTTCATCTTCGCCCTCGCTCTTCTCACTATTTACACCTCCCTGCCACTCTCCCTCTCCCAGCCCACCGCCGAAGCTCCCTCCCCGGCCGCCGATTCCTGCAACGGCATCTTCATCTCCTACTCCTACACCGCCGGCAAGAAGATCCCCCCCACCGATCCATCCAACCAGCCCTACCGCTTCGAGTCCGTCCTCACTGTGCTCAACAACGGCGACGTGGACCTCAAGTCCTGGAAGGTCTTCGTAGGGTTTCAGCACCACGAGTACTTAGCCTCTGCTGAAAATGCTGTCCTCGCCGACGGGACTGCCTATCCTGGAAGTGTGGAAAACGGCACCGTTTTCGCCGGGTTCCCGCAGACCGATCTGAAGACGGCGATCAAGACCGCCGGCGACTTGAACCAGATGCAGGTGCAGGTGAAGTTGCTGGGGACGCAGTTCGGTGTTGCGCCGCCGAATGTTCCGATGCCGGCGAATATCACTTTGGCTAATGATGGCTTCCGTTGCCCTAAGCCTTCTATGCACGGTCAGCTCCTCAATTTTGCTCTCTGGATTTGTTTTTTGTGTTTTTCGTTTTAAATTTTAAGTACATTTTTGGATTGGATTATGGTTTATGGACTTGTTTTGTATTACTGTTTTGATTGAATTTTGGCCTGTTTTTGTGCGCACTGTAATATTGCTAGGCAAAAGATTCTGTTGTTTCGGACAAATAATGAGAAAATTGTGTGAATATTCTCCTGCTAGGATGAGGTTCGTCACATTGGCATCTGTATTATGCAATTAATCTCAACGTTTTCGATCTGTTATTACTAGATTTTGTAAATCTTGGATTTATAGTACCATAGACTGTTTTTGTGCTGAATGTAAGTCTGGAAAAGAGTCTGAAAGTTTCATGTTTCCTTCATATTGTTATAATCACTTTTAGAAGATGTGTTTCTGTGTGGATTAATTTGTTAATGTACTAGATTGGTTATGATGATATGTCTCTACAGTTGAGTTTAGCATGCTCTTACACTATTTCTGATAATGTTTGTTTCAGGGAAGAGTGTAATGGAAGTCTGCTGTGTTGTGGACGCTACGGTGAAAACAAACATCACCGTAGACGAAGAGTTCCTCCCTCGTCAGAATGGAGATCTGTCAATCATGTATGATGTGATCCGGACGTATGGATCAAGTTACGTTGCGCAAGTTACAATCGCCAACCATAACTCTCTTGGCCGTCTTGATAGTTGGAAGTTGAGCTGGGACTGGATGGCACAAGAGTTCATCAATACGATGAGAGGGGCATATCCATCTGTGGTTGATTCTTCAGATTGCATATTTGGCGAACAAGGTCAATACTGGGGGGATAAAGACTTCGCCAAAGTCTTGAGTTGTGAAAAAAGGCCAACCATTACTGACCTGCCTCTGGAAATGACCAATAACACTGAACTTGGCTTGATCCCATATTGTTGCCGAAATGGTACTATATTGCCGACAACAATGGATGCAAGCAAGTCAAAATCTTCATTCCAGATGGAAGTCTATAAAATGCCACCAAATATCAACCGCTCCGTGATCATACCACCACAAAACTGGGCAATCAATGGCTCTCTCAACCCTGATTATAAATGTGGTCCTCCTGTTCGGGTGAGTCCTAGTCAGTTCCCTGATGCAAGTGGTTTACCGGTGAATTCAACTGCAGTAGCTAGCTGGCAGGTTGTGTGCAATATTACACAGGCCAAGGGAGCGAGCCCTAGATGCTGCGTTTCATATTCTGCTTACTTCAACGAGTCTGTTATACCATGCAAAACTTGTGCGTGTGGATGCCCTAGTAACACAGCTCAAACTTGTAGCACAACTGCACCGGCTATGCTTCTTCCACCAGATTCGCTTCTTGTTCCTTTTGTGAACCGATCTGTCAAGGCAAAAGCTTGGGCTGACCTTTACCACCTACCAAATCCAAACCCGACACCCTGTGGTGATAACTGTGGGGTCAGCATTAATTGGCACTTGCTCTCAGACTACAGTAAAGGATGGACTGCAAGGGTTACACTCTTTAATTGGGATGAAACTTCTTTTGCTGATTGGTTTGCTGCAGTACAACTGGATAACGCTTCTCTTGGTTTCGAAAAAATGTACTCTTTCAACGCTACTCTTGTGGAAACAGATGGGGTCAACAAAACGGTGTTTATGCAGGGTCTTGAAGGATTGAACTACCTCGTGGGAGAAGTAGATGGGAAAAACCCAGCGAAGGATCCTAGGGTGCCCGGGAAGCAGCAATCAGTGATCTCATTTACAAAGAAGCTTACTCCTGGAATTAATGTGGCTGGTAAAGATGGGTTTCCGACAAAAGTGTTCTTTAATGGGGAGGAGTGCTCACTTCCTGATATAATCCCAAGTAGTGCTTACAGAAGGAGCTCAGCCATATGGATGTTTCCTGTCCTCCTAACGCTTGCAGTGTTCATGTTGATGCAGCAATAGCCAGGTGATGAGGGCTCTTCTGTGGTAGCTGCTGCGGATTTTTTTATTCTCTCAGTGGTTGGATTGATACATGCTTAACGAGGAGGATTGACAGAATCTCAACTGCCAACCATATATGACTGGTATTTTTGAGGTTCTTGTATTGGTGGTAGTGCTGTTCATCTTCAAGTTTTCAATAGAGGATTGATACCCGCAGGTGACAGCAATCGTATGTAGCCATCGGTTTCACATTTTGTATAAACAACTATCGAAGTAGGTTGCTTGCTCAGATTTTTCTTGCTACATATATTTATATATACATTTGTTAGGTGGTGTTGTCGTGGATCTATTCTTAATTCAATATAATCTCTTTTCCAAGTGACTGGAATTGTGTTGATGCTTTGGTATATTTACCCCAAAATTTTCTAACTATTCTTTGATTAGTGAAACTGCATTGCAATTTGCAAACAGGCAGAACTATTCGTTCCTGTCTAGGATTGGTAAATGGTACTAGTTTTTACTTGTTCAATGCGATACGTAATCAACTATTGGACTTGCTCAACTGACATGATTCTATTCTGAAGGATTCTCTCTTTTTTTTTCCTCATTTTCTAGCTCTGAGGCTCTGAGAATGATTCTCAAGCTTCACTTTTAGACCAATTTTGGACCACGCCTTATCCGACCAGTTCGTATTGGTTGTATTATTCTTGTTTGCCATTAGTCTACCTCCAGCCATGTGTTTTGTGAGTTTCTCTCTACCTTTGTCAAACACTATGGAACTGTTTACATGGTCCGACTCTAGTCATTAGTCGACACAGATGTAGAACTTCTCTGCTTTTGGTTGTAGCAATTAGCATTGGTGCTTAGTGGGGAAAGCGATTGTACCCTTGAAACATATAATTAGTAATGAAAACTTGCTTATCTTTTGAAGAATCTCCATATAATTGTCTCATAAAAAGATCAGATGAGGATAGGAGAACCACTATGAAGAATAGGGATCACATAAGAATGGTACCAAAACTACAGCATGAAAGAGAATCCCTTGAAATTTCAGAGACCAGAAATAAACGCCCAGACTTATGCCGTGAGCAAACAAATGAAATTTATATACATCAAAGTCTGAAATCTTGAACAAGAAAGGAAGATTACAATAGAAAATGAGAAGATTACAAAAGGCAAACTTGATGTTATTAGAGTTAGAAAAGGCTCCTACAAAGCCTGCAGATGTATCAATAAACCTACTCTTGAATACTCAACACGCGCTAACTTCTTCACCATCATCCCCAGAAATAGCAGCTTCTTGCTAGCCAGCCAAAATTTTGCATGTATGCCTTTGCATACCATGCAGCAGTATTATGCATAACAAATATATTTTGACACGATCGATCCACCGCAACTTTCCATCAGCACGATCTTTAATGTCCTAGAACCAGCACAAGCATGCTATCCACAAAGAAAGATATGAAATTTGGATACTTGAATAAACTTGATACCACCATGATTGCAGAAGAAATGAATTCTATTGCGGCACTTATATATACACCAGAACTGCAATCATACAGAAGATTGTAGGGAGCACATTCTACACAGGAATATTGTCCAAGGAATACCCATCAAAGTCGAACTCATTTTCAGCTGGTCCAACTCCCCCTTGCTGCTGGAAAACACAGGATTTTTGACATGAGTAAATAAAAGACCATGATTATTTGAAACTCTTTATTACAAATGCACCAGAAGGCAAAAGTAATAGAGGAAGATAAACAGACCTGTTTGAGAAGTGCACTCATTAGATCGTCCTGACCATATTGATCATGAAAGAAGCTATTTTGAGATGCATCAGAAAGCCTTTCAGATTTAATCCGAACTGTATTGTCAACAATAAGATTGTTGCTTAGGTGTTGACTAGTATTTTGCATGTGCCCCTGATCAGTGCTTGCTCCCATTGGGAACATAGGTTTACCAACATTAGATGAATTCCGACTCTGTCCATTCCTTTGGTTAGAAGGAAAACCTTGGTGAACTAAACCTGAGGAGTCGAGGCCACCATGGACTGAGTTTGCATGGTGAGAGGCATCAAAGGTCAAGCCTACATTCTGTAAATTCCAATCATTGGATTTGTGCTGCTGTAACTCATTGAATATATCATAGCTTGGAACCAATCCCCCAGATCTCTTTATTTCAGAGTTAACCTCTTCTGGAAATGACCCTTTAGGCGTGAGGCTGGACATCCCTTGGGTACTGCCAAGTGTATAACTATTGCCTGTCAGTTCTGGAGTGTTGTTCAAGGGAAAATTCAACATTGAAGAGTTCTGTGGCACTGGATTATATCCTGTCCCTCTGCCACCATCAGAAATCCCATTTCTTCCTATAACTCCAGTAGGAATCCCGTTTGATACCATAGGCTGCCCAATTGATGATGGAAGCCTAGGAACATGAGTCCCGGTACTTTCATTCATGATCTGCCCTCTCGACTGTGGTTGACCTATCATATATAGAGAGCTGTTTTGGACTCCATGGGGATTGACTTGCATATTCACAGCCCCAAGGGATTGTGCAGACTGGTGCAAGTTGGCAAGCTGCTTTGCCTCCATA from Fragaria vesca subsp. vesca linkage group LG3, FraVesHawaii_1.0, whole genome shotgun sequence harbors:
- the LOC101293285 gene encoding COBRA-like protein 7-like; this encodes MASTTRPFIFALALLTIYTSLPLSLSQPTAEAPSPAADSCNGIFISYSYTAGKKIPPTDPSNQPYRFESVLTVLNNGDVDLKSWKVFVGFQHHEYLASAENAVLADGTAYPGSVENGTVFAGFPQTDLKTAIKTAGDLNQMQVQVKLLGTQFGVAPPNVPMPANITLANDGFRCPKPSMHGKSVMEVCCVVDATVKTNITVDEEFLPRQNGDLSIMYDVIRTYGSSYVAQVTIANHNSLGRLDSWKLSWDWMAQEFINTMRGAYPSVVDSSDCIFGEQGQYWGDKDFAKVLSCEKRPTITDLPLEMTNNTELGLIPYCCRNGTILPTTMDASKSKSSFQMEVYKMPPNINRSVIIPPQNWAINGSLNPDYKCGPPVRVSPSQFPDASGLPVNSTAVASWQVVCNITQAKGASPRCCVSYSAYFNESVIPCKTCACGCPSNTAQTCSTTAPAMLLPPDSLLVPFVNRSVKAKAWADLYHLPNPNPTPCGDNCGVSINWHLLSDYSKGWTARVTLFNWDETSFADWFAAVQLDNASLGFEKMYSFNATLVETDGVNKTVFMQGLEGLNYLVGEVDGKNPAKDPRVPGKQQSVISFTKKLTPGINVAGKDGFPTKVFFNGEECSLPDIIPSSAYRRSSAIWMFPVLLTLAVFMLMQQ